Part of the Chelmon rostratus isolate fCheRos1 chromosome 13, fCheRos1.pri, whole genome shotgun sequence genome is shown below.
CGGCAAAAAGTTCTTCTTCATGATCATGAATCCATAGAACGTTTTTTGAGcattcttgtgtgttttctcgATTTCAACAAGTTTTTCCTCGAACAGTTTCTGCTCCTTGTCAGAGAGGTTGTTTCCAATGAATACTGTGTcttcagcctcagtctgttCAGGCAACTCTGACATCATACAGTTCAGGAGAATGACCTGTGCAGAGTTAGACTGAATGTGTCTTTTCTCACATTCTTTTTCAATGAACTGCTGCAAGTCAAACACTTTTTCCTTGTCATCAAAGTCATCTATCATCAGCAAGACAGGGGCCCGTTGTACTGACTCGTCCTGTTGATACATTAGCAGTTTGACCACTTGATCAGCTACTTCAGCGAAGTCAGCCTTGCTGTCTCTGAGGACAGCACAGCGAAATCTGTCCCGGAGAGCCCACAAAGTATGCATGGCCAACGTTGACCCACCGCATCCAGGTACATGCATGAGGTTGAACAACACGCAGGCTTTTCTTAGGAAGCACAAATCTGGTATGACTGTGTTCATGATGAAGTCAAACTTGTCTCGTTTGATAAACGGTGTGGATCCAGGCTGCTCTGAGAAATAGAAATTCCACCACGACACTTTTCCTCCTTTGTAGAAGTTCTCCTCTATGCTGATTTTGTCCTCATGTCCTCCTTCACACTGGTTCACGCACAGGATCTCTAAGGTGTTCAGGCTACGCTCCACTTTCTTTTCTAGAAGGACTTGGCCACTTCCATGACAGGGTAGGAAACGACTGGATCTACGGTTTTTTGACAAAAGACTAAGAATAGTGCCATTGACTTCAGCAAAAGTAAGCTCATATATGCATCTCTGGGCAATGTCGATTCTGCACCGAGCATGGATTAGGTCTTTCCAGGAgttgaatgcatttttattgtcGCATATACAAAGGATTTGCTCGGTGCCTTTGAGCTCCTGCAAGAATGTACTGAAAGTCTCAACAAGAGGGTCCATCTTCTCACTCACTGGTGacaaaagtaagaaaatgaCAAGGAATCTCTTGGTTGGAAGAACATCTTTCCGACACAAGAAGGAAATCACATCTCGAACGGAAGCTCCCTTCTCCATCAACCACTGGTCTACGTCTGAAGGTGCCTCAGTCTCAATACCTCCATTGCAGAATATCCAGCTGGTGTTTCGAGTTAACTTCAACTTGTTTGCAATGTCCTCAACTGCTTCTGTGATTTTATACTGTGCCGGTAAATGGACACTTACTGCACTCTGCTGTTCGAAGTGACTCTCTAATCCATGTTTAGCCGATTCTGGATCAAAGTCTAAAACAGCTGTTGGGTTAAGTTCCACAAGAAATCCTAGTGAGTCAAACTGGATTGCATCTGATCTGTTAGTTACGATCACGTACCGCTCAAAGTGTGACTTATCTAAAGAGAGGGAACCACCAGTTATCATCTGACTTAATCTGGAGCCTTGAGTACTGTTTTTGATTACGTTGAGGTGCTtctcctctgcttgttttcGACGTTGTGATAACTGTGCCATACTGTCGACAAACTGGTTGTACTCTTGCATAGGTTTGGCAAACGTGGTTGGCAAGAGGAGatccctgctgctgccaccatcCCGGACAAAGAATTGTTTCAGtggttgtgtttcagtttggacAGTTTCTTTACCTTTGGCTTTTTTCTTGGCTTTACTTGTGTCCACACTGAAAGTGTGGTAGATGTTTTCTTGACAGACCGTAGAGTCGGGAACTATGTCCACTTCTATCACACATTTGCCAGATGATGTTGTGTTCTTATTGAGAATGGCAACAAATCGAGGGGGTCTGATGCACTTTTGAgcagtctgtttgtgtttatgctcAAAATAACCATCAATGGCAGATTTGAGTTGCTTTGCATAAGCCTCTCTGTCCTCAACAACCACTCCCAACACTTCACCATGGACGAAGTTTGGCTCGTCCCCAATTCCAAAATGTATGGTGCCATTGGTGCGACTATTCATGCAGGCAGCTGCAAAGCTAATAACCTCAGCAGTGAACTTGCCCATTTTTGTCTCATTGGTTGTATTGGTGAAACCTTTATACTCGTGGCACGGTTCAATTAAGTCAGAGGCACCTGATTCTATAATATCAAGAATGCTGCCCTCCATGTATCTATACGTGTCATGGTACCTACAAAATGGATAAGGCTTGCGTGGATCTCCAGGCTGATTTGAAGAGCTTGTTggttcctctttttttaatttcacttcctCATCTCTGGCATGAATGATAAGTTTTGCTGGTCCAAAAGTCACACCCATCTGGTTTAAGTCTGTTGTATTTAAAAGCAAAAGACTGCGCCCTCTAATGTCCTGCTGAAACAGTATTTCTGCAACTCTGTTGTCCACATCAGGCAACTTGAGAGCCCAGTCTCTCACTTGATGTTTACTCCAGTCATTGATGTCAGGTGGCAGATCCTCCTCCTGACTCTAAAATAAGAAGTGCTGttatttttccccattttcaACTCAAATTACTGCACATGCAATTATTTGTTGATGATATTTAGTGTTGAAGTATTAGGTGTAGTAAGATTTGAGGTAGTTTAATACATATGAAGTGAACACATTTTGCAAAGTTGTGTTTGCTTGATAACTGTCTTTatctttaaatatatatattaaggTGCATTTGAATCTAGTGTAACACCTATAGCTGGCAGTTTAATGCATTGAAAAGGAGCATCTTGCCCTAAAATGTTGAGAATTTCAACAGCTATTTACCTTGACTTCGCCTTCAGCTGCCATAACAGCGTTGGTTCCTTCTTCACAAATGTAGGGATCACTAAAATTACAAGCAGGATTTAAAAAGAGCAAATCAGAACAGAGGACCAGACACTGTACTGCAagcacatgaaacacaaaatgccaCAGATTTCAGCTTTACCTTAAATTTTCCTGGTCATCCATCATAGGTCTCTCACTTTTCACTCATCCTGACGGCTAATGCTGCGAGACAAAgtataaatatgaatatgttcATGTATAAACAAATGCTTGATCTGATTCATGACTTGGTATTGAACCTCAAGACTTTGTCAAGTCAAATAAATTATTTGTGCCCAGAGGGGCAAGTGGTTGTGCAGCAGTAACACAGTAATAACACACAATATCAAACAGTATATGAAACACACAACCAACCCAAGCTGTCGCTCTGCATTAAAaaggattaaaaacacagcaaagtacTTCAGACCTCTGTAGTGGTGAACTTTTTGACTTCTGGCAATATTCTGTTGACAAAGTGAACCAAGACATTTGCTGCTGATTATGCTGGCTTGgtcacagtttttattttgaccAGTTTGTGGGTCTCAGCAGGGCGTGTCTAACATGATAGGAGCCGCCCGAGGGCAGATGTCGGACAATTGAGAGGGAGTGGCGTGATCTTTTTGTGGAGACCTTCGTGGACAGTGACTGAATGAGCTTCATCCCTGAACTAGTTTGATAACCTAAACGAAACTGAAGCCAGTGTTGAGCCCTGTGGCTGTTGGCACAAGCAGCAGACCGGAGCGATGTGTCTCAGCTGGCCTGACCACAAAGCCAAGCGTGCGTCATGGCAGAGCTCACCTGGGTTTCAGGTAAGGTTGCATATCTTCTCCTGGATTGACGACCGAGATGTTCAGCGTATGTGTTGGCCAGAAATACTAAAcctcaaaagaaaacattctcCCAGCTCTACCTGCCATGACACCTGGAGCACCTCAGTGAATCAAAACCATCGCAGCTACTAGTTATACCTGTGgtagttacacctgtgctatCACAAGTCTCGCCAAGAGAGAGGCCTACTGTAACACTAATACTGATATTTCACCCAAATTAACTCTCACTAGaataacaaatgaaataaaactgataaaacCAACCCTAAATAGCAATGAAACAGTATTATATCATTGCTACTAATACATGTGGAAGAAccagtttggtgtttttctccttcaACACGTCAATAACCGACAGTATTAGTAGCATCAGCACTAGTGTCCATGACATGTCAAGTACTACATGTACTACATTGATGAGCGCAACATTACAGTCATGAATAACTGAATGTTTCACATCAACACTGATCCCCAAAGTGCATTTTTGGAAATGTCCTGTATAATCTGGTCATATATTCTATCTATAGATAGATTATAACCTTGTATCTGTCTCATCTGTCCAGTCTCATACCTAATGACGCAGTGAAATGGATTCTTGGGTAGATGAGAAATTCTTGATTTCATCAGTGTGCTCTCTGCTGCCGGCTGTGGTTAGAATAAAACCAGGAAGAAGCTTAAGTCTAAACTCTTTGCTCCATacacaaaacttttttttttttttttttttttaactctgcGGTTGTGAGAGGAATCAGACCGTCAGACCAACTGAGATCACACAAACCCTGCAAGTCAGGCGCAACACAGAGACATCAACGAGCTGGGGGATCTAAAACCCGCAAGGTTAACCATCTCGTTCTGCTCTGATCAGCCTGTTCTCATCCTacagttcacacacagaaagaagtGCAGCTCTCACCCATCCTCACGATCCGCCGTTTGATGCTTCACAGAGTTGATGTGACAGAAGTGGAGACTCTTTGCGCGCTTGTTGGCAGAGACGAGGTCTCGATCTGCGCCGAGCTGCTCCCTGACCGGGAGTCTATCTGTGAAGCCAGTTCAGAAGAAACGAAACTCAAGCAGCACTTTCTCTGCGTGCTGATTGGTTCCAGGAAACGGTACCTGCAGCCGGACTCCTGCCTGACGCACGATGATCTGCGTCATCACGTCCCTCCAAAGGCTGCCATGAAGCAAAATGCCGCTTTGCTCATTTAATTTCCAAACCAGTGAAGCGGTCACAGTGAATGTCATCCCACCTGCACGCTGACCCAAAGGGCGCCGTAGCTGCGCGCGCCAGGCGCACTTTCAAATTCCAGTGTGAGAGGTGGGTGACAAAATGTGCTATTCCTGAGCAAAGATGCTAAAGCTAATATGAGGATTAAGCCTTCAAAGTTGTCCAAATCCAGAGAGTGTAAAGTTACAGTTTATATAGTACGAGGTTCCCTGCATTCTGCACATCAGAGAGAcactaatattttttttttaaggtttgctgtgctgcaggtgacaggCTTATTGGCCTTTAAGCCTACAAACTGGGAAATGCCTGCTGTCTTATACCTATGTGCTCTTATTTTTCCTGACATGATCCAATTCAGCTCAACAACAGACCCCCAATCAGCGGCAGGACAAGATCTGAGAGGGGACAGGCACATGTTCATTTTAACAACGATTGCATGTCTGCCCAAGGGATATTAGCAGATGACGAAcataataaatgtgaaaaaattagcTCTCTTGCTTATTAGACCGACACCAGTAGCAGCACTTTCCTGTGCCGGTAATACACACATTCCCTCACATGATGGCACCATTAACAGGGTGAAACTGAACATGCCTACAGAACAGAAGGCTGATTTATATTCACAGCTTTTGCATAGAACAGATGATCAGACCGTATCTGTGATAACAGCCATTTTCATCCACCAGAATAAAAGCTGTGGACCTCTAGAAAACAGTGCAGAGTACTTTATTTTGAGTGAAACACACTCATCATAGAGCCGCAGCAGTCAAAATTATCTTCCAAACTGCaacacagtgtgtctgtttaaaCATACAGTCGAGCTATGTGCATAAATATCTCACTTTCACCTGATTTAACATTACACCTCATCAAGAAAATAGGCCGTATAGCATATGCAACAGAAGCAGTCAATAATCTACATCACAGCATTTCACGTTTGGGACAAGCAGGAAATGGACACGTGCTACAttcaaacaacacaatacagttttgttcatttgtcttttctatttGTCTGTATGATGACGTGTGACATTTACTTTGCTTTATTATCACCAGAGTCATTAACTTACATTTATACGTGTTTAAACCAAAAATGTATGCACATGTGAAGGGATAACACAGCACTGGTCACCACTAATTACAAAGCATCAAACAGGAATCAGTaacttaacaaaaatacaaataaaacaggaaaattaaACCGAACAGAACTAcaaaatcaacagaaaactaAAAGCTTAACAGCAGTCTACTCTTAGTAAATGTCACATATTGCAGTCCAGAAGGATTTATTTACAATCTGTACAATTCCACCGGTGAAACTTTGAACCTCACGAGTGTCTGTTGGTCATTTCAACACAACGTGGAAGCCATCTGTGTTCTCATCTGggtaacacaaaacaaagcgGTGAAAGATCATTCACAAATTCCAAATAATCAAAGACGCAGTACAACGGATGCTgaatgtttaaatgtgaaagTAAAGGTTGGAGATAATTACCCCGTATGGTGCTGAGGACGAAGCTCGTTTCCTCCCTGAAGTTCTGCACcatctgaaacaaacagatcGGGCGATCAGAATCTCCACCTGTAGCTCGCCTGAACGTACGTATGCAGCTGGACAGATGTGAGCTGACAACAAGAACCGTGTTTGGTCTCTTAAATATGCTCATGTGTAGATGGCTCAAAGGCATGAGGAGCCACTGGTtgacagaggagatgaaagggtACCTCGTCGGAGACTAAGACGTGGATCCCGTTGGGGTTTTGTCTGTAGATGTGTGTAATTTGCTGTGGAGCGATGCTGTACAGCATGGCGATCTTTTCAGACAGGTCCAACAGCGTCAGCTCCTCCAGGTACAGCGCTTGATAGACTGCAGGGACGACAGAGGAGACAGTCCACCACtacattattcattttctctgaGTTTTATTGATGGTTTTCTGctcaaaattaaattaaattaattttttttttgtccattgtGACCAATTTGTAAATTTTAACCCCCACAGAGAAAGTCTGTGGTCTCTTTGGTTTCCCATTATATTCCAGATACCCCACAATATGTAATAACcctttaaaacattaaacattgaATTAAACATGAGACATGTTGTTGATGAATATGGTCAGAATAGTGACAATCAAAATTAAACACTGATTTGAAAAACGCTGCAGTCACTCTTCTTACCTAATCTCACTGATTGTTAGTGCACATTTACACTCAGTGTGAACAGGTACAATCTCATGCACGCCAATACTGTCCTGCCATAAAGTCGCCTTTTATGACACCTAAAGTGTCATCGAGGTGTTAAGTAAACATGTCATTAAAATTCCACATTTCCAGCATAATGAGTCTGTAAAGATAGACGTTTCAGCACGGCTGTTGTATTGGATTACAGTAGATTGTAcgggtgtacctaataaagtggccactgaatCACttgatacagtatgtgcactTACTCTCTCCACCCCCTGGCTTGATGGGAGGCTGATGTCTGgcctgctgctgacacacataGATGGTCAGACGGGGCTGAATGCACCTGCAAAGTGTGAGCAGAGCCTGTAGCACCAGGTGGAACGTGCAGTCGTAGAAACATGACTGATGACGTGAAACATTAATTAGCAGAAGCATTAAGGactagtatttttttttaagtggtcACAATCCACACAGAGCGTTATGTGAGTTACGTTCACTGCGTCAGAACTTGTTCAGCAAagctgtttccatctcccatttaGTGCATTAAcactttttcaaaaaaggcaaaaacgACGACGGCGAGGAAAGTCTGCAGTTATTCCTTTGTGTTGCAGTCAGTCCTTCATCATTAAGGTAGGACAGCCTGTATGAAGCCTGAGAGGCAGAAATAAAGTCTGCAGAGGACTCGTATCATTGTCTGCTGCTCGTTAGGTTCATGCTTTGAACTCACAGTAACAACAGATGCAAAGCATGTGCGTTTCCTCTCGCTGTGTAGCATAAACCAACAGTAACCACTGCATGAATCGCCCTGCTTCTAGCGCCACCTACAGTattttgtgtctgcttttgATGTGACTGAGAGCTTAGAGGTGCGTTTTAATGGCTCACCTTCCTTTCATGGTGTTAAAGAGGCGAATGCCGTCTGCTGGGCCGCAGATCTGGATCAGGTCGTCCCTGCTCATCCTCAGCAGGTCAGCAcctgcaacaacagcagaaaatccGTTCTGCTTCCTTCCTGCTCTGAAACACTCAGGGAAATATGTCCCCAGTGAGCCACTCAGCCACGTGcctgctctcttctctctctgctctcgtGTTGTGGTTTTGACCCCCGTTACCTGAGAAGCTGGAGAAGAGCCTTGAGAACGGCGAGAACCTGTGACGGTGCAGCCACTGCAGAGTGTCCTGCGGCGAGGACGACGGCAGGAGGTGCTACATGTCAAAAACAAGAAGAGCCCTTGAATTGAGTATAGCAGCACAGCATCCACTGTCTCCAAATAATGGCCTAAAAGGAATAAGAGAGCCACATTAACACTTTCACTCTGCACTGCTCTCCGTTACTTACATCAGAGCAGCCGGGCATGAGCAGATCCTCTTGCTGGTTTGGAGAACAGTTGCTACAGAGAGAACAGATTGGGGTGATTGGTTGagtattttgtttgttctactatgaaacacatctgtctgtccactcATGATAAAAAGagcctgttttttgtttatcAGGCACAGGTCGAGGAGGTTGGGTATTCCTGGAAAGCAGCCTGAGCTATGACCACTGTTTGTATTCCACCACCGGCGCTGTGGTCAACCTCAGGCCTAGATGGAGAATTTACAGGTTTTTTACACCCTTTTCATCTCTGAAAATACCAACAAAGCAAAGTAACCACCTTCaatgcatttttacattgtAGTCTTTATTAATCTCATCAAAAATTAGCTCAATTTAAAGTCCACGTTAATCTACAGTTTTCCTACAAAGCTCAACTAAGCCAGATTAGTAATGTTGCTGCATAGTGAACATCAAAATGGTGACATTCGCTGTGAATGCTGACTCACCCATCTGTGAATCTACAGGAAGTGGGCGAGCTGTGGTAAACGGGTGATggcgtgctgctgctgccgctgtggATGGTGAGATTCAGGGCATCAGGCCAAGGAGAGCACTTGAgagggaaacaggaagaagaaggaaggtGTTTCCTGATTATTCAAGCCGGTGAAGTAAatttatcttagcacaaaggctgcaGGAGCAAAAATTCACAGTTGAAAATATATCAAAGCTGCACTAAATGTGTGtcttcacattaaaaatggaTCAAATGTGTAACGTCTCTTTTAGCTGCAAACTGTAAACTACCCGCCTGCATCAAACAACCTGGGGACagagttagcaactagctggtgaaaggttggtggagaccaaaacagagaatgctaatgttgctcaaAGTTTGCTTGATGTGTGAATAGGCAGCGGTTTGCTAACACCTTTGCCAAAACATTACCATCTACAAGGTAAGATACCTGCGGTGTGCCAGTGTTTCCATTGATTGACTTGATTTTTAGACCAACGAGGAAACGCTGTCACTTCATTtcactattttcagctgtgatggaaagtaactaagtacatttactcaagtattgcaCAGTTATTGTCATGTATCTGACAAGTATAGTTACTGACTGACAGTTACGCATTAATATTTCACATGCAGCACGTACGATCAGTTTCTAAAACATGATCCACTGTAGGATATAACATTATGTAAGGTAGTTAaatccacctcaaccagctacaatATTGCTTTTATATAAATcaaccaataataataataatgataataaaataatatttggGCCAATAATACTGGAACACTCTTTATTTAGTATTTCTGCACAGTGGAATCATTGTATTTTTCACCTCATGTAAAGGATCTAAGTGTTTAGTGATCACACCACGAACATACagtgcatgtttgctttttatcCACATGAATGGCAAACCAGATTAACACTAAAGCGGAAACTGCAGAGTCACTCACAGTCTCAATCATTGACAGAGACTTTCAAAAGACTGACTCATAACCTCATAACACACAAAGCTCATATTAACGCTGATGTAGTACAGCTTTAAAACATGCTGCGACTGACGGGCAGGTGAGGCACAGTGACTGAAGTGCTTCAGTGCCGATGAGATTAGATAAATTTCCAGATGACACAAGAATTTACTGCCGTGGGATCAATAAACAGCGACCTGAAAGCCGAGGCTCCTCTCAGGTGTGCTCTGTTGCGTAACGTGGCTGCAGAGCGAGAGCGGCACGCCTCACCTCTTTCAGCAG
Proteins encoded:
- the LOC121616523 gene encoding sterile alpha motif domain-containing protein 9-like, which translates into the protein MMDDQENLSDPYICEEGTNAVMAAEGEVKSQEEDLPPDINDWSKHQVRDWALKLPDVDNRVAEILFQQDIRGRSLLLLNTTDLNQMGVTFGPAKLIIHARDEEVKLKKEEPTSSSNQPGDPRKPYPFCRYHDTYRYMEGSILDIIESGASDLIEPCHEYKGFTNTTNETKMGKFTAEVISFAAACMNSRTNGTIHFGIGDEPNFVHGEVLGVVVEDREAYAKQLKSAIDGYFEHKHKQTAQKCIRPPRFVAILNKNTTSSGKCVIEVDIVPDSTVCQENIYHTFSVDTSKAKKKAKGKETVQTETQPLKQFFVRDGGSSRDLLLPTTFAKPMQEYNQFVDSMAQLSQRRKQAEEKHLNVIKNSTQGSRLSQMITGGSLSLDKSHFERYVIVTNRSDAIQFDSLGFLVELNPTAVLDFDPESAKHGLESHFEQQSAVSVHLPAQYKITEAVEDIANKLKLTRNTSWIFCNGGIETEAPSDVDQWLMEKGASVRDVISFLCRKDVLPTKRFLVIFLLLSPVSEKMDPLVETFSTFLQELKGTEQILCICDNKNAFNSWKDLIHARCRIDIAQRCIYELTFAEVNGTILSLLSKNRRSSRFLPCHGSGQVLLEKKVERSLNTLEILCVNQCEGGHEDKISIEENFYKGGKVSWWNFYFSEQPGSTPFIKRDKFDFIMNTVIPDLCFLRKACVLFNLMHVPGCGGSTLAMHTLWALRDRFRCAVLRDSKADFAEVADQVVKLLMYQQDESVQRAPVLLMIDDFDDKEKVFDLQQFIEKECEKRHIQSNSAQVILLNCMMSELPEQTEAEDTVFIGNNLSDKEQKLFEEKLVEIEKTHKNAQKTFYGFMIMKKNFLPEYVQGVSRKTLKSFNINQKEAQLLAVLVLLHVYCKGGSLSVSLCEEFLGLQPKPFCGTIKVEDGFGKFSTLIASCSVEGKVVFKAVKIIHSSIARHCLQELTTTHNVSKAELADLLLTTNNLYESTQGKDKLLQDVHHILVKRYHSVEEESQFSPLIQHIATETPGLEEMVLKNASKRFEKDAVVSQLLARYYYLKKRDFSEAKFWAKRARDFSKDSSYIADTSAQVIKHELKNVIANCKGDLVGHDDLKTFLKMAQSAVDAFKETQTLAKKESAQRLQIKTDNCPFNTSGCLGEIQVGVLVIDMLAKTPVFSSDNVRHDLMSDVLSDNVKLEEVERCDQRRNKHRPYYIILREFEDLLYNLKCEMKANIDFLDNFFVNLGSRFGMKDSREQVAQNELFRCFGVYAKLFCKTDSASLLKNKTMQKKLKLIQVRQYLEMQKADTYFGILNFLSNDISPEKLDKIARQYASCLVREYGHDMTVKERINFLYLNVVLSRIKLESPHILPYQKLINYLCQILCEPVRLSDSLPLHFIAVVLLWPQPNQPSQESKGLVRYISQMRTSYYSEMNEVCNGKRPVVHFFLGKKQGYDRLVHLRAIKRCMVVTDQEQFSSMWENGKIWKEKKVEELLCRVTGEVKHNLILADTCIPDLKVEVTPVFRSELSGRAYGSKVSFFMGFSMKGPVALDIR
- the tfcp2l1 gene encoding transcription factor CP2-like protein 1 isoform X1; translation: MHFVVCHRSLDPPFHFRGGVSTLESLSIVRVVFHDRRLQYMEHQQLEGWRWNRPGDRILDIDIPLSVGIQEPRSHPLHLNTIEFLWDPVKNASVFIQVNCISTEFTPRKHGGEKGVPFRIQVDSFTTNEHGEYMEHVHSSSCQVKVFKPKGADRKLKTDREKIDKKVLQDRDKYQPSHESTLLKECSPWPDALNLTIHSGSSSTPSPVYHSSPTSCRFTDGNCSPNQQEDLLMPGCSDHLLPSSSPQDTLQWLHRHRFSPFSRLFSSFSGADLLRMSRDDLIQICGPADGIRLFNTMKGRCIQPRLTIYVCQQQARHQPPIKPGGGEIYQALYLEELTLLDLSEKIAMLYSIAPQQITHIYRQNPNGIHVLVSDEMVQNFREETSFVLSTIRDENTDGFHVVLK